The Acidobacteriota bacterium genomic sequence AGATCGCGGAGCGCGCGGGATGGACGCGGACGAACGTGAAGGTGCGGGCCTTCCGCGCGCGCCGAAGAGTGCGCAAGCTGCTGGAGAGATCATGACGACCGCGGGGCGCGAGAGATTGGACGAGCGGACGCGGGAGGCGCGGCTGTACTTTCAGCGGCACCACGCGAACGCCGTTCCCGACGCCGGCTTCGTCGCGCGCGTGACGGCGCGACTGACGCCCGATCCGGCCGGGACGCTCGGCTGGGCGGCGATGAGGCTCCTGCCCGCGTCGCTCCTCCTCGCCCTGGTGCTCGGCTACGTCTCCGTGCGGACGACCGGGAGCGGGGACGCGCCGACGGTGCGCGCGGGAGACGACGACGTGATCGCGTGGGTCCTCGAAGGCCGGGAGGCGGGGCGATGAACCGCTGGGTCGCCATCGCCGCCGTGGCGGCCCTCTTCCTGTCGGGGATCTCCATCGGGGCGCTCGCCGTGATCCTCGTCGGCCACCACCGGGCGGCCTCGGGGATGGGGCCGGGGATGATGATGCGCTCTCCGATGCCACCCCCGGACGTTCTCGTCGACCATCTCGACCACCAGCTCGGTCTGACGCCGGATCAGCGCCTCAAGATCGAGGCCATCCTCGGGGAGAGCGAGACGCGGAGCGACGAGATCCGCCGCGAGATCCGCCCGCGCCTCGAGGCGCAGATCGAGGAGACGCACCGGCGGATCGTCGAGATCCTCACCCCCGAGCAGCGCCCGAAGTTCGTGGAGTTGACGCGCGAGATGCAGCGCCACTCGGATCGCTTCTTTCTCGGCGAGCACCCGCACGGCTTCATGCACGCCCCGCCCCCGGACGGCCCGCTCTCCGACGCGCCCCCGCCGCGCGACTGACGGCGCCGCGTCACCAGTCGACGACGACGGCCCTGCCCGCCTGCACCCGGAAGACGTACTCGAAGATCGCGCTCCGGTTCAGCACGAGCGTCCGGAAGCGCAGGTCGTACACGCTCACGGTCGCCGCGCCCCCCGCGCCTTCCGTCACCGTCCAGACCGGCGCCTTGAAGAATCCGTCCAGCTTCACTCCCAGGGGGCTCCGCTTCGCCGCCTCGACGCGCGCATCGCCGTCCGCCGTCCGCACGTCGCCGGCGCGATCGACGCGGCCGCCGAGCGAATCGATCAGGTAGAGGCGGTAGAGATCGCCGTCGCGCACGACGCCGCGCCAGCGGTGCGGCCCGAGAGGCTCGGGGAAGACGTAGGCGAAGGCCGGAGCGGACTCGACCCTCGTCTCGAGGAGCTGCACCGCGCGCTGTCTCGAGAGGCCGCACAGCGCCAGGTAGAGGACGACGGCGGCGCACGCCGCGCGCGAGAGCGAGGCGAGATGCGGCCGCATCCTCTTCGGGATCGCGAAGA encodes the following:
- a CDS encoding metal-dependent hydrolase, whose product is MDPVTHTLTGITAANGWFRNRIGREAVPILAVAANLPDLDGASYLGGGPYALLLRRTFGHSIFLIPLWCALLALATGWIYPRLKFRTRCTLALFGCAMHLLFDLINSFGVVVLWPFSDWRPELAIVFIVDFILTGLLAAPLLFAIPKRMRPHLASLSRAACAAVVLYLALCGLSRQRAVQLLETRVESAPAFAYVFPEPLGPHRWRGVVRDGDLYRLYLIDSLGGRVDRAGDVRTADGDARVEAAKRSPLGVKLDGFFKAPVWTVTEGAGGAATVSVYDLRFRTLVLNRSAIFEYVFRVQAGRAVVVDW